In one Siniperca chuatsi isolate FFG_IHB_CAS linkage group LG14, ASM2008510v1, whole genome shotgun sequence genomic region, the following are encoded:
- the prdx4 gene encoding peroxiredoxin-4 yields the protein MEFLSHTNLNKELFCALCAALLLLSRVASAEEGAHVKNSQCHNYAGGHVYPGEAFRVPVSDHSLHLSKAKISKPAPHWEGTAVINGEFKEAKLSDYRGKYLVFFFYPLDFTFVCPTEIIAFSDRVHEFRAINTEVVACSVDSQFTHLAWINTPRKQGGLGQMKIPLLSDLTHQISKDYGVYLEDQGHTLRGLFIIDDKGILRQITMNDLPVGRSVDETLRLVQAFQYTDKHGEVCPAGWKPGSDTIIPDPSGKLKYFDKLN from the exons ATGGAGTTTCTTTCTCACACTAATTTAAACAAGGAGCTTTTCTGCGCGCTCTGTGccgctctcctcctcctcagcagagTCGCATCTGCAGAGGAAGGCGCTCATGTGAAAAACTCCCAGTGTCACAACTACGCGGGAGGACACGTCTATCCTGGAGAGGCTTTCCGAGTGCCTGTGTCTGACCATTCCCTGCACCTCAGCAAAGCCAAGA TTTCAAAGCCTGCACCACACTGGGAAGGAACAGCCGTCATTAACGGTGAATTCAAGGAGGCGAAGCTGTCGGACTACAGAGGCAAATatcttgtcttcttcttctatcCTCTGGACTT CACATTTGTCTGCCCCACTGAGATCATTGCATTCAGCGATCGTGTGCATGAGTTTCGTGCCATCAATACAGAGGTGGTCGCCTGCTCTGTCGACTCCCAGTTCACCCACCTGGCCTG GATCAATACGCCCAGAAAGCAGGGTGGACTTGGACAAATGAAAATCCCTCTGTTGTCTGACCTCACTCACCAGATTTCAAAAGACTATGGAGTCTACCTGGAGGACCAGGGACACACACTCAG GGGACTCTTCATCATCGACGACAAAGGCATCCTTAGGCAGATCACCATGAACGATCTTCCAGTGGGAAGATCTGTGGATGAGACTCTGCGGCTGGTGCAGGCCTTCCAGTACACTGACAAACACGGAGAAG tgtgtccAGCAGGATGGAAGCCAGGCAGTGACACA ATCATTCCCGACCCTTCAGGCAAGCTGAAGTATTTTGATAAACTGAACTGA